The following are encoded together in the Gordonia insulae genome:
- a CDS encoding FadR/GntR family transcriptional regulator yields the protein MSQDTPAVGELHDQVLSTIGRRIVSGEQPVGSVLTLDGICTEHGVSRTVAREVIRVLESMGLVASRRRVGITIQPRTKWSVFDPRLIRWRLDGDGRTEFLLTLSELRRGFEPVAAALAAERADEHQCRILAAAVSDMAVHGRSVDLEAYLLADKVFHRTLLESSGNEMFRALAEVVHEVLAGRTHHGMMPDRPNPKAIALHDDVARAIRLGDPVAAETAMRAIIAEAATAVAEE from the coding sequence GTGAGTCAGGACACACCGGCGGTGGGCGAGCTGCACGACCAGGTCCTCAGCACGATCGGACGGCGCATCGTCTCCGGGGAGCAACCCGTCGGCAGCGTGCTGACGCTCGACGGCATCTGCACCGAACACGGGGTGTCCCGCACCGTGGCCCGCGAGGTGATCCGCGTGCTGGAGTCGATGGGATTGGTCGCCTCACGACGGCGCGTCGGCATCACGATCCAGCCGCGCACGAAATGGAGCGTCTTCGACCCCCGACTGATCCGGTGGCGACTCGACGGCGACGGCCGCACCGAATTCCTGCTCACGTTGTCCGAGCTGCGGCGCGGATTCGAACCGGTCGCGGCGGCCCTGGCCGCCGAACGCGCCGACGAGCATCAGTGCCGCATCCTCGCAGCCGCGGTGTCGGACATGGCCGTACACGGACGTAGCGTGGACCTGGAGGCATATCTGTTGGCCGACAAGGTGTTCCACCGCACGCTACTCGAGTCGAGCGGCAACGAGATGTTCCGGGCGCTGGCCGAGGTGGTCCACGAGGTGCTCGCGGGCCGCACCCATCACGGCATGATGCCGGATCGGCCCAACCCGAAAGCGATTGCGCTGCACGATGATGTCGCCCGTGCGATACGGCTGGGGGATCCCGTCGCCGCGGAGACGGCGATGCGGGCGATCATCGCGGAGGCCGCGACCGCAGTCGCCGAGGAGTAG
- a CDS encoding gluconokinase, translated as MSSPATNPVASPAPVVVMGVSGSGKSTVGAALAQRLRVPFADADDFHSAENIAKMSAGQPLDDDDRRPWLDSIGAWLAGHADGGVVSCSALKHMYRDQLRAHAPTVRFAHLDGPMEVIARRQASRPGHFMPTALLESQFETLERLAPDEHGVVVDVDQSIDAIVDEVARALGEVK; from the coding sequence ATGAGCTCACCAGCCACAAACCCCGTCGCTTCGCCCGCCCCGGTGGTCGTGATGGGCGTGTCGGGATCCGGGAAGTCGACGGTGGGCGCAGCGCTGGCCCAGCGTCTGCGCGTCCCGTTCGCCGATGCCGACGATTTTCATTCTGCGGAGAACATCGCCAAGATGTCCGCCGGTCAGCCGCTCGACGACGACGATCGTCGTCCCTGGCTGGACTCGATCGGTGCCTGGCTCGCCGGCCATGCCGACGGCGGGGTGGTGAGTTGCTCGGCCCTCAAGCACATGTATCGCGATCAGCTGCGTGCCCACGCCCCGACGGTGCGGTTCGCCCACCTCGACGGACCGATGGAGGTGATCGCCCGACGGCAGGCCTCGCGACCCGGCCATTTCATGCCGACGGCGCTGCTCGAGTCGCAGTTCGAGACCCTCGAGCGGCTGGCTCCGGATGAGCACGGTGTGGTGGTCGACGTGGACCAGAGCATCGACGCGATCGTCGACGAGGTCGCTCGTGCGCTCGGAGAGGTGAAGTGA
- a CDS encoding GntP family permease, which translates to MTFSTAPTVAMLAADTELPEPVAGGGQLVLAALAGIAVIVLAITVAKVHPFLALIGGGATVGIVAGESIPTVLESFTEGFGATAAGVGILIALGAMFAKLLADSGGADEIVDTIVGHASPRMLPWAMALVGAIIGLPMFFEIGLVLLMPVIYLVARRSGLGLITIGIPALAGLSAMHGFVPPHPGPLVAIDALGADLGTTLALGVLVAIPTIVVSGPLFGKLAGKWVTVPIPDTFDADPADGTTTRRPSFAITMFSVLLPVVLMLGKALAEIFIDDEDAAVRRVLDILGTPLIALLIAVVVAMFTLGRGSGMDRATISKCTGAALPAIAGILLIVAAGGGFKQVLVDTGIGTLLADWASDANISVLLLAWVLAALIRLATGSATVATITASSLMLGLVDGLSSGEISLVVLAIGAGSVFLSHVNDAGFWLVKEYFGMSVGQTFKTWSAMETVLSVSGLVVVLLLGLVI; encoded by the coding sequence ATGACCTTCTCGACCGCTCCGACGGTGGCGATGCTCGCCGCCGACACCGAACTCCCCGAACCCGTCGCCGGCGGCGGTCAGCTCGTCCTGGCAGCGCTCGCCGGTATCGCGGTCATCGTTCTCGCGATCACCGTCGCCAAGGTCCACCCCTTCCTCGCCCTCATCGGCGGTGGCGCGACGGTGGGCATCGTTGCGGGCGAATCGATCCCGACGGTGCTCGAGTCGTTCACCGAGGGCTTCGGCGCCACCGCGGCGGGCGTCGGCATCCTCATCGCGCTCGGTGCGATGTTCGCCAAATTACTCGCGGACTCCGGCGGTGCCGACGAGATCGTCGACACCATCGTCGGGCACGCCTCGCCGCGGATGTTGCCGTGGGCGATGGCCCTGGTCGGCGCGATCATCGGCCTACCGATGTTCTTCGAGATCGGCCTCGTCCTGCTGATGCCGGTCATCTACCTCGTCGCGCGACGATCGGGTCTCGGCCTCATCACCATCGGTATCCCGGCGCTCGCCGGGCTCTCCGCGATGCACGGCTTCGTGCCGCCGCACCCGGGGCCGTTGGTGGCCATCGACGCGCTCGGCGCCGACCTCGGCACCACACTCGCTCTCGGTGTGCTCGTGGCGATCCCGACGATCGTCGTCTCCGGCCCGTTGTTCGGCAAGCTCGCCGGCAAGTGGGTCACCGTGCCGATCCCGGACACCTTCGACGCCGATCCCGCGGACGGAACCACCACCCGCCGCCCGAGTTTCGCGATCACGATGTTCAGCGTGCTGCTCCCGGTGGTGCTCATGCTGGGCAAGGCGCTCGCCGAGATCTTCATCGACGACGAGGACGCCGCGGTGCGACGGGTGCTGGACATCCTCGGCACCCCGCTGATCGCGCTGCTGATCGCGGTCGTCGTCGCCATGTTCACCCTGGGCCGCGGGTCCGGTATGGACCGCGCGACGATCTCCAAGTGCACCGGCGCCGCACTCCCGGCGATCGCGGGCATCCTGCTGATCGTCGCGGCCGGTGGCGGGTTCAAGCAGGTCCTGGTGGACACCGGCATCGGCACGCTGCTCGCCGACTGGGCCAGCGATGCCAACATCTCGGTGCTCCTGCTGGCCTGGGTACTGGCCGCCCTGATCCGTCTGGCCACCGGATCGGCAACGGTCGCCACCATCACGGCGTCGTCGCTGATGCTCGGCCTCGTCGACGGTCTGAGTTCCGGCGAGATCTCGCTGGTGGTCCTGGCGATCGGCGCCGGCTCGGTGTTCCTCTCGCACGTCAACGACGCCGGGTTCTGGCTGGTCAAGGAGTATTTCGGCATGAGTGTCGGGCAGACCTTCAAGACCTGGTCGGCGATGGAGACGGTGTTGTCGGTGAGCGGACTGGTGGTGGTTCTGCTACTGGGCCTGGTCATCTGA
- a CDS encoding lipase family protein: MVTSSVVVGAGLALAAPSASAAGDFYTPPSTFAAQPGSIIKSEPSPLLLQIPGVANQWPGTAKRLMYTSSYQDGKPAATTGTVIEPTAPWRGKGSRPTVVVGPGTIGQADQCAASRLMAFPMSVDITKPSVAVNYTAPEMYYLLTNGVRVFVADYIGMGTPGIHTYVNRRETGYAMLDGARAALRSSGAPADAPVGFAGYSQGGGAAASAAELAQTYAPDLNVRATYAGAPPADLSKVIDAIDGTTIAGAIGFAINGLTARYPVVQKVVQTETNAAGKAALRKISQQCIGDIILSFAFQNTRNWTRTGESLSAVINRHPEVQEVVAEQRIGHLKPNAPVFLEGGLHDDVIPYGQVAQLATDWRAQGADVRFVTNPTPPILTKTIVNHVVPMLATLLPGMEFLLAEFNR, encoded by the coding sequence ATGGTGACCAGCAGCGTGGTCGTCGGAGCCGGCCTCGCCCTCGCGGCGCCGTCGGCGTCGGCGGCCGGCGACTTCTACACGCCGCCGTCGACGTTCGCGGCACAGCCGGGCTCGATCATCAAGAGCGAGCCGAGTCCGCTGCTGCTGCAGATCCCGGGGGTCGCGAATCAGTGGCCGGGTACGGCCAAGCGGCTGATGTACACCTCGAGCTACCAGGACGGGAAACCTGCCGCCACGACGGGCACGGTGATCGAACCCACCGCGCCGTGGCGCGGCAAGGGATCGCGGCCGACCGTCGTGGTCGGACCGGGCACCATCGGTCAGGCCGACCAGTGCGCCGCATCGCGGTTGATGGCCTTCCCGATGTCCGTCGACATCACCAAACCCAGTGTCGCGGTGAACTACACCGCGCCGGAGATGTACTACCTGCTGACGAACGGTGTGCGGGTCTTCGTGGCCGACTACATCGGCATGGGCACGCCGGGCATCCACACCTACGTCAACCGCCGCGAGACCGGCTACGCGATGCTCGATGGTGCGCGGGCCGCGCTGAGGAGTTCGGGTGCTCCCGCGGACGCGCCGGTCGGGTTCGCCGGCTACTCACAGGGCGGTGGGGCCGCCGCGTCGGCCGCCGAACTCGCGCAGACCTACGCGCCCGACCTGAACGTCCGGGCGACCTATGCCGGTGCGCCGCCCGCGGACCTGTCCAAGGTGATCGACGCGATCGACGGGACCACCATCGCGGGGGCGATCGGATTCGCGATCAACGGGCTGACCGCGCGCTATCCCGTCGTGCAGAAGGTGGTGCAGACCGAGACCAACGCGGCGGGCAAGGCCGCGCTGCGGAAAATCTCCCAGCAATGCATCGGCGACATCATCCTGAGCTTCGCATTCCAGAACACCCGCAACTGGACGAGGACCGGTGAGTCGCTCTCCGCGGTCATCAACCGGCATCCCGAGGTGCAGGAGGTGGTCGCCGAACAGCGGATCGGGCACCTGAAGCCCAACGCACCGGTGTTCCTCGAAGGTGGACTCCACGACGACGTGATCCCGTACGGCCAGGTCGCCCAGCTCGCCACGGACTGGCGCGCGCAGGGCGCCGACGTCCGGTTCGTGACCAACCCGACGCCACCGATCCTCACCAAGACGATCGTGAACCACGTCGTGCCGATGCTCGCGACCCTGCTCCCGGGTATGGAATTCCTTCTGGCCGAGTTCAACCGCTGA
- a CDS encoding amidohydrolase family protein: MFSDVTVYTGGRWLAHQDVRITDGVVSQIGDTAGPGERSGGYLIPGFVNTHTHLQQSLMRGIAECTPLLEWLLAVGEESVTITPRRAYLAAVAACLESLRSGTTTVVEHMWPHPSDEVHGAVIQALRDTGIRAVLGRGVADRPDATRKWGFEPRLMQPLGDVLDHIDHLRHQVAGSPITMALAVPNPRSVTERGMVALREFAQARDLPVSIHLLETPTDDRMCLEHAGVGAVEYLDGNGFLWNRVLAVHCVELDDVGQAILAARGVAVSHNPLSNMRLGSGVAPVPAMLDRGLAVGLGVDGAASNDTQDMLETFRIAAYVQRAVHKRADLLGFGEMLDIACGGANVALGLPEVIGGVSVGAPADLTLIRFDRDYATLPVRDPGSSLLTTGSRSVVDTVMVDGQIVIDDGRSTRIDEDEFIKELLALDQSTS, encoded by the coding sequence ATGTTCTCCGACGTCACCGTCTACACGGGCGGACGCTGGCTGGCGCATCAGGATGTGCGCATCACCGATGGTGTGGTCTCGCAGATCGGCGACACCGCCGGCCCCGGCGAGAGGTCGGGCGGATACCTGATCCCCGGCTTCGTCAACACCCACACCCACCTGCAGCAGTCCCTGATGCGCGGCATCGCCGAGTGCACACCGCTGCTCGAGTGGTTGCTCGCCGTCGGCGAGGAATCCGTCACGATCACGCCGCGACGCGCCTACCTCGCCGCGGTGGCCGCCTGTCTGGAATCGCTGCGATCGGGCACCACCACCGTCGTCGAACACATGTGGCCGCACCCGTCCGACGAGGTGCACGGCGCAGTCATCCAAGCCCTGCGCGACACCGGGATTCGCGCGGTACTCGGCCGCGGGGTGGCCGATCGTCCGGACGCGACACGCAAGTGGGGATTCGAGCCGCGACTCATGCAGCCGTTGGGCGACGTCCTCGATCACATCGACCACCTCCGTCACCAGGTGGCCGGATCACCGATCACCATGGCGCTCGCCGTGCCCAACCCGCGGTCGGTGACCGAGAGGGGGATGGTCGCGCTGCGCGAGTTCGCCCAGGCGCGCGATCTGCCCGTCTCGATCCACCTGCTCGAGACGCCGACCGACGACCGGATGTGTCTCGAGCATGCCGGGGTCGGCGCCGTGGAGTACCTGGACGGCAACGGATTCCTGTGGAATCGGGTCCTCGCCGTGCACTGTGTGGAACTCGACGACGTCGGGCAGGCGATCCTCGCCGCACGCGGGGTCGCGGTGTCGCACAACCCGCTGTCGAACATGCGGTTGGGCAGCGGCGTGGCCCCCGTTCCCGCGATGCTCGATCGTGGGCTCGCCGTGGGACTCGGCGTCGACGGCGCGGCCAGCAACGACACCCAGGACATGCTCGAGACGTTCCGCATCGCCGCCTACGTGCAGCGCGCCGTGCACAAGCGTGCGGACCTGCTGGGTTTCGGCGAGATGCTCGACATCGCTTGCGGCGGAGCCAATGTCGCACTCGGCCTGCCGGAGGTGATCGGTGGGGTCAGCGTCGGCGCCCCCGCCGATCTGACGCTCATCCGGTTCGACCGGGACTACGCGACGCTGCCCGTCCGCGATCCGGGCTCGTCCCTGCTCACCACCGGCTCACGGTCGGTCGTCGACACCGTGATGGTGGACGGACAGATCGTCATCGACGACGGTCGCAGCACCCGGATCGACGAGGACGAGTTCATCAAGGAGTTGCTGGCGCTGGACCAGTCCACTTCCTGA
- a CDS encoding isopenicillin N synthase family dioxygenase, with the protein MSDISTASAARSTPPGAAPYAMTELNREASMGGLGTETTDREVRRISLADFDSRRAQIADELWSAATDIGFFQVIDHGIDLAEVSHAFEMSARFFELPREVKERFPLQKGQNAGWEYMTQVRPSVGTPDQKESFQFTRPRMDGLWPGEDELAGFRSTIEGFEHKCWQLAMDLLSCFAERLDLDRDFFTRAHDPASSTYQSTLRLLHYYAFPDDQLDAENVWRAGAHTDFDALTLLFQRSGQGGLQVLPGAETQGQAWTPVEPSDDAITCNIGDMLMRWSDDRLPSNFHRVRAPRRGEYTGPRYTIAYFAQANTDVVIESAGGTHPPITAADYIAQRIAANFAK; encoded by the coding sequence ATGTCTGACATCAGCACCGCTTCCGCCGCCCGCTCGACCCCACCCGGCGCCGCGCCCTACGCGATGACCGAACTCAATCGTGAGGCCTCGATGGGCGGGCTCGGCACCGAGACGACCGACCGTGAGGTCCGCCGCATCAGTCTCGCCGACTTCGATTCACGCCGCGCCCAGATCGCCGACGAACTCTGGTCCGCGGCAACCGATATCGGGTTCTTCCAGGTGATCGACCACGGCATCGACCTCGCCGAGGTGTCGCACGCGTTCGAGATGTCGGCCAGATTCTTCGAGCTCCCGCGCGAGGTCAAGGAGCGCTTCCCGCTGCAGAAGGGGCAGAACGCGGGCTGGGAGTACATGACCCAGGTGCGCCCGTCGGTGGGCACACCGGATCAGAAGGAGTCGTTCCAGTTCACCCGCCCGCGGATGGACGGACTCTGGCCCGGCGAGGACGAGCTCGCCGGATTCCGGTCCACCATCGAGGGTTTCGAGCACAAGTGCTGGCAGCTCGCGATGGACCTGCTGAGCTGCTTCGCCGAACGGCTCGACCTCGACCGCGACTTCTTCACCCGCGCGCACGACCCGGCGTCGAGCACCTACCAGAGCACCCTGCGGCTGCTGCACTACTACGCGTTCCCCGACGACCAGCTCGACGCCGAGAACGTCTGGCGAGCCGGGGCGCACACGGATTTCGACGCGCTGACCCTGTTGTTCCAGCGTTCCGGACAGGGCGGGCTGCAGGTGCTGCCGGGTGCCGAGACGCAGGGCCAGGCCTGGACCCCGGTCGAGCCGTCCGACGACGCGATCACCTGCAACATCGGGGACATGCTGATGCGCTGGTCCGACGACCGCCTGCCGTCGAACTTCCATCGGGTTCGGGCCCCGCGACGTGGCGAGTACACCGGACCGCGCTACACGATCGCCTATTTCGCCCAGGCGAACACCGACGTCGTCATCGAGAGTGCGGGTGGCACCCACCCACCCATCACCGCTGCCGACTACATCGCGCAGCGCATCGCCGCGAACTTCGCGAAGTAG
- a CDS encoding Fur family transcriptional regulator produces the protein MSDRIELHRQLREAGLRVTAPRVAVLEILHAHPHSTADFVASGVREHLGGVSTQTVYDVLRTCADRGLLRRIEPAGSPVRYETRTADNHHHLICRRCGEIIDIDCVVGDSPCLVPDRDHGYRIDEAEVIFWGACPACRDVH, from the coding sequence ATGTCGGATCGCATCGAGCTTCACCGCCAGCTCCGGGAGGCGGGCCTGCGGGTCACCGCGCCCCGGGTCGCGGTGCTGGAGATCCTGCATGCCCATCCGCACTCGACGGCCGATTTCGTGGCGTCCGGCGTGCGGGAGCACCTCGGCGGTGTCTCGACGCAGACCGTCTACGACGTGTTGCGCACGTGTGCCGACCGCGGGTTGTTACGCCGGATCGAGCCGGCCGGATCGCCCGTGCGCTACGAGACCCGAACGGCGGACAACCATCACCACCTGATCTGCCGACGCTGTGGCGAGATCATCGACATCGACTGTGTGGTGGGCGATTCCCCGTGTCTGGTCCCGGATCGGGATCATGGCTATCGAATCGACGAAGCCGAGGTCATCTTCTGGGGCGCGTGCCCGGCTTGCCGGGATGTGCATTGA
- a CDS encoding organic hydroperoxide resistance protein: MAIDTVYTISSKAAGGGRDGEVVSATGQIDLALQPPKEMGGSGEGSNPEELFSAGYAACFLGALRATSKQAGTPVSDDSTVTVTIGIGKDPEDGGFGLTAAIEAYIPGVDQAKAQELAEGAHAFCPYSKATRGNIAQTVTATV; this comes from the coding sequence ATGGCAATCGATACGGTCTACACCATTTCGTCCAAGGCCGCGGGCGGCGGTCGTGACGGAGAGGTCGTCTCCGCCACCGGCCAGATCGACCTGGCGCTGCAACCGCCGAAGGAGATGGGCGGCAGCGGCGAGGGCAGCAACCCGGAGGAGCTGTTCTCCGCGGGTTATGCCGCATGCTTCCTGGGAGCGCTGCGGGCCACGTCCAAGCAGGCCGGCACACCGGTGTCGGACGATTCGACGGTCACCGTGACCATCGGCATCGGCAAGGACCCGGAGGACGGCGGCTTCGGACTGACCGCCGCCATCGAGGCCTACATCCCGGGCGTCGATCAGGCCAAGGCGCAAGAGCTGGCCGAGGGCGCGCACGCCTTCTGCCCGTACTCCAAGGCCACCCGCGGCAACATCGCGCAGACCGTCACCGCGACGGTCTGA
- a CDS encoding Dps family protein, translating to MATKTPITSTLTEEQKTVTGQALQDTLVDLIDLSLIAKQAHWNVVGRQFRSVHLELDELVAVSREFTDAAAERATAIGVSPDGRAETVAKTAHTKGFGEGWTADSDVVDAVVENLKAVIAGLRERIDTTEKTDPVTQDLLIGFASKLEQLHWMWQAQVA from the coding sequence ATGGCCACCAAGACCCCGATCACCAGCACGTTGACCGAGGAGCAGAAGACCGTCACCGGTCAGGCTCTGCAGGACACCCTGGTCGACCTGATCGATCTGTCGTTGATCGCCAAGCAGGCGCACTGGAACGTGGTGGGACGGCAGTTCCGTTCGGTCCACCTCGAACTCGACGAATTGGTCGCGGTGAGCCGTGAGTTCACCGACGCCGCCGCCGAGCGGGCCACCGCCATCGGCGTGAGCCCCGACGGTCGTGCGGAGACGGTTGCGAAGACCGCACACACCAAGGGCTTCGGTGAGGGCTGGACCGCCGACTCCGACGTCGTCGACGCCGTCGTCGAGAACCTGAAGGCGGTCATCGCAGGTCTGCGCGAGCGGATCGACACCACCGAGAAGACCGATCCGGTGACGCAGGACCTGCTCATCGGATTCGCCTCCAAGCTCGAGCAGTTGCACTGGATGTGGCAGGCGCAGGTCGCCTGA
- a CDS encoding helix-turn-helix domain-containing protein encodes MLNKVAVLLFRRVALFEFGVVNEVFGLDRTDDGVPPFEFLIGSPEPGVPLSIGNGAFVVPPHALEECLDADLVAIPGGSTEPDFPPEILDTLRTVVDNGGRVLTVCSGAFAAGAAGLLDGRRCTTHWRYGAELAQQYPKAIVDTDVLFVDDGPVTTSAGTAAGIDASLHLVRAEFGPEVANRIARRMVVPPHRDGGQRQFVEAPVPECESDGFAAVLQWMIEHLDTDIAVDDLAERMHMSTRTFARRFVDEVGVSPHKWLTEQRVLHARRLLESTGLPVDVVAEQVGFASATLLRHHFNAAVGVSPTIYRRRFAR; translated from the coding sequence GTGCTCAACAAGGTCGCCGTACTGCTCTTCCGACGGGTCGCCCTCTTCGAGTTCGGGGTCGTCAACGAGGTGTTCGGCCTCGACCGCACCGACGACGGCGTCCCACCCTTTGAATTCCTCATCGGCTCACCCGAACCCGGGGTCCCGCTGAGCATCGGCAACGGCGCCTTCGTCGTCCCACCACACGCCCTCGAGGAATGTCTGGACGCCGACCTGGTCGCCATCCCCGGCGGCAGCACCGAGCCCGACTTCCCACCGGAGATCCTCGACACCCTGCGCACCGTCGTCGACAACGGTGGTCGCGTGTTGACGGTGTGCTCGGGCGCGTTCGCGGCCGGTGCGGCAGGACTCCTCGACGGCAGGCGGTGCACCACGCACTGGCGCTACGGCGCCGAGCTCGCCCAGCAGTACCCGAAGGCCATCGTCGACACCGACGTCCTGTTCGTCGACGACGGACCGGTCACCACGAGTGCGGGCACCGCGGCCGGCATCGACGCATCACTGCATCTGGTCCGCGCGGAGTTCGGACCAGAGGTGGCCAATCGCATCGCCCGCCGCATGGTGGTGCCGCCGCACCGTGACGGTGGGCAGCGACAATTCGTCGAGGCACCCGTGCCCGAGTGCGAGTCGGACGGGTTCGCCGCGGTGCTGCAGTGGATGATCGAACACCTCGACACCGACATCGCCGTGGACGACCTGGCCGAACGGATGCACATGTCCACCCGCACCTTCGCGCGCCGGTTCGTCGACGAGGTCGGGGTGTCCCCGCACAAATGGCTCACCGAGCAGCGCGTCCTGCATGCCCGACGCCTCCTGGAATCGACCGGGCTACCGGTCGACGTGGTCGCCGAACAGGTCGGCTTCGCGTCCGCGACGCTCCTGCGCCACCACTTCAACGCCGCCGTCGGCGTCTCGCCGACGATCTATCGGCGACGCTTCGCCCGCTGA
- a CDS encoding DUF2252 domain-containing protein has protein sequence MAATIDELAACPDPSSRPDPIAVLTAQATSRVADLIPVRNARMAATPFTFYRGAAAVMAGDLAATPDSGVTTQLCGDAHLSNFGVFNTPERRMIFDLNDFDETSPGPFEWDLKRLAASFVVAGRGNGFDAVTTRDCAREVAKSYRRWILASVQQSTMECWYARIDVEEMIAAVGKMLDTSTEARTVKGLKKARHRNSLQALGKLCVFDEHGDPHIRSDPPLLVPVHELFGDHHADMVAERIGERIEEYRANLPDYIRALFDQFTPVDFARKVVGVGSVGTRAWIVLMRGQRGEDPLFLQLKEAQRSVLVDHVPTAPYPNQGQRVVEGQRLLQAASDLFLGWTSGFDENGEKRDFYVRQLRDGKGSVVVEALNPAELTLYARLCGRALAQAHARTASRHDIADYLQSGKGFARAIADFAETYADLNAGDHSAMTTEIAEGRLEVHELA, from the coding sequence ATGGCCGCGACGATCGACGAATTGGCCGCGTGCCCCGATCCGTCGAGCCGACCCGATCCGATCGCCGTCCTGACGGCGCAGGCGACCTCGCGGGTGGCCGACCTGATCCCGGTGCGCAACGCGCGCATGGCGGCGACACCGTTCACCTTCTATCGGGGGGCGGCGGCAGTGATGGCCGGCGACCTCGCCGCGACGCCGGACTCCGGGGTGACCACGCAGTTGTGCGGTGACGCGCATCTGAGCAACTTCGGTGTCTTCAACACGCCGGAGCGGCGGATGATCTTCGACCTCAACGACTTCGACGAGACGAGCCCCGGACCGTTCGAATGGGATCTGAAGCGGCTGGCGGCCAGCTTCGTGGTGGCCGGACGCGGCAACGGCTTCGATGCCGTCACCACCCGCGACTGTGCCCGCGAGGTGGCCAAGTCCTACCGTCGGTGGATCCTGGCCAGTGTGCAGCAGTCCACGATGGAGTGCTGGTACGCGCGCATCGACGTCGAGGAGATGATCGCCGCCGTCGGCAAGATGTTGGACACCTCGACCGAGGCGCGGACCGTGAAGGGTCTGAAGAAGGCGCGCCATCGCAACAGTCTCCAGGCGCTCGGCAAGCTCTGCGTCTTCGACGAGCACGGCGATCCGCACATCCGCAGCGATCCGCCGCTGTTGGTGCCGGTCCACGAGTTGTTCGGAGACCACCACGCCGACATGGTCGCCGAGCGGATCGGCGAGCGGATCGAGGAGTACCGGGCCAACCTGCCCGACTACATCCGCGCCCTGTTCGATCAGTTCACCCCGGTCGACTTCGCGCGCAAGGTCGTCGGTGTGGGAAGCGTCGGAACCCGCGCGTGGATCGTGCTGATGCGTGGACAGCGCGGCGAGGACCCGCTGTTCCTCCAGCTGAAAGAGGCGCAGCGCTCGGTCCTCGTCGACCACGTGCCCACCGCGCCCTACCCGAACCAGGGTCAGCGGGTGGTGGAGGGGCAGCGGCTGCTGCAGGCGGCGAGCGATCTGTTCCTCGGCTGGACCTCGGGGTTCGACGAGAACGGGGAGAAACGCGACTTCTATGTCCGTCAACTGCGCGACGGCAAGGGGTCGGTCGTCGTCGAGGCGCTGAACCCGGCAGAACTCACGCTCTATGCCCGGCTGTGCGGACGGGCGTTGGCGCAGGCACACGCGCGGACGGCGAGCCGGCACGACATCGCCGACTATCTGCAGAGCGGAAAGGGTTTCGCCCGGGCGATCGCGGACTTCGCCGAGACCTACGCAGATCTCAACGCCGGTGACCACAGCGCGATGACCACCGAGATCGCCGAGGGGCGGCTCGAGGTACACGAACTGGCCTGA